From a single Mesotoga infera genomic region:
- the trmB gene encoding tRNA (guanosine(46)-N7)-methyltransferase TrmB, with translation MNLHYLKNYLDVTEFDLPLKFSRIFGRDNAVFLEVGFGSGEFLVQKAVENPEVDFLGVELSMISAEKLLKSLARNSLENVRVLLIDASFALVNIIPPDSISGLYMNFPCPWPKKRHSSRRLNDTAFVQRIAAVLKPDGFFQLFSDSEEFVYEMMLSVNRTKLFDTLTLEENPSSGAETRYEKKWLSMEKKIFRFYCRRNERVVNIEEDVVHVSHLWLKEIDETQLGRLIGEDFSRDEVFVKFLGVYRSLESEAFLIETLSVDRGFSQRFNINLSRREAGWLIQLDSQLRPIRTKAVRLAVKKLSSFIGKDQFEVERQSSRNSQQESGQ, from the coding sequence ATGAATCTCCATTACCTTAAAAACTATCTTGACGTTACTGAATTTGATCTGCCTCTGAAATTCAGTCGTATCTTTGGAAGAGATAATGCTGTCTTTCTAGAAGTAGGATTTGGCAGTGGTGAATTTCTTGTCCAGAAGGCGGTTGAGAATCCCGAAGTAGACTTTCTGGGAGTCGAGCTTTCTATGATAAGTGCTGAAAAGCTATTGAAGTCACTGGCCAGAAATTCTCTTGAGAATGTTCGGGTACTTCTTATCGATGCATCCTTTGCCTTGGTTAATATAATTCCTCCCGATTCGATTTCGGGATTATATATGAACTTCCCGTGTCCGTGGCCAAAGAAAAGGCATTCAAGCCGGCGCCTAAATGACACTGCCTTTGTGCAGAGAATTGCCGCTGTCCTTAAGCCGGACGGGTTCTTTCAACTGTTTTCCGACTCAGAAGAGTTCGTATACGAGATGATGTTGAGTGTGAATAGAACGAAGTTATTTGACACTCTAACCCTTGAAGAAAATCCATCATCTGGGGCAGAAACCAGGTACGAAAAAAAATGGTTGTCGATGGAGAAAAAGATCTTCAGGTTTTACTGTAGGAGAAACGAAAGAGTAGTCAATATTGAAGAGGACGTGGTTCATGTGTCACATCTGTGGCTGAAAGAAATCGATGAAACTCAACTCGGTAGGCTTATTGGAGAAGACTTTTCGAGAGACGAGGTTTTTGTGAAGTTTCTGGGAGTATATAGAAGTCTGGAGAGTGAGGCTTTCCTGATCGAAACCTTGTCGGTTGATAGAGGCTTCTCCCAGAGATTCAACATAAATCTTTCCAGGAGAGAAGCAGGATGGCTAATTCAGCTAGACAGTCAGCTAAGACCGATCAGAACTAAGGCGGTGAGACTCGCTGTGAAGAAGCTTTCCAGTTTTATCGGAAAGGACCAGTTTGAAGTGGAACGTCAGTCAAGTCGAAACTCTCAGCAAGAATCTGGACAATGA
- the hpt gene encoding hypoxanthine phosphoribosyltransferase encodes MHFDPAKIEVLYSEEKLKRIVDGLAEKINDYYSPITDEITAVCILKGSVHFYSDLLKRIDLKVRYNFVHVSSYSGASTTGRIRVKTWVDESVTDRYVLLVEDIVDTGGTLRYIINYIWKQKPADVKLVSLFEKTIHDHGVKIDFTGERIGDQFIIGYGLDYDEVYRNLPYVGCLKGE; translated from the coding sequence ATGCACTTTGACCCCGCTAAAATCGAAGTTCTATACTCTGAAGAAAAACTGAAGAGAATTGTTGATGGACTTGCTGAGAAAATTAATGATTACTATTCTCCAATAACAGATGAGATAACAGCCGTTTGCATTCTGAAAGGGTCGGTGCATTTTTACAGTGATCTTTTGAAAAGGATTGATCTTAAAGTACGATATAACTTCGTCCATGTTTCCAGTTATTCCGGGGCTTCAACAACCGGAAGAATACGTGTGAAAACCTGGGTGGATGAATCGGTTACTGACCGTTATGTTCTATTGGTGGAAGACATAGTCGATACGGGCGGAACACTCAGGTACATAATCAACTACATCTGGAAACAGAAACCTGCAGACGTTAAGCTCGTATCTCTGTTTGAGAAGACTATTCACGATCACGGAGTGAAAATTGATTTCACTGGAGAAAGGATTGGTGATCAGTTTATAATCGGCTACGGACTTGATTATGACGAAGTATATAGAAATCTTCCTTATGTGGGTTGCTTGAAAGGTGAATAA
- a CDS encoding DegV family protein, whose protein sequence is MKDLIAISIDSGCAPTREFIQSHKLFFMGMKVIIDDIEYNDEFDFMENVFYRVVDSSREFHTAQPPLGQVLEYYNDIKSRGFTELLDIHFSSKMSGLYDTCILASKMVEGLEVHVVDTKKVSIGAHLVARRLIELAESGLKIDDVMKRVPGVIDDTFMEFSVPTLKYLIKNGRIGRAQGLAGTLLNIKPILSVDEEGFISPIAKLRGMKKLQEEMVSNIVEFLEKRRRSIALYSIYGGEEYLGVMKETTERTIETIEMNLGIARRDIELITGRIWPTIACHSGPAVFGLACYGEKEIQ, encoded by the coding sequence GTGAAAGATTTGATAGCAATATCCATTGATTCCGGTTGTGCACCCACGAGAGAATTCATTCAGTCCCACAAACTCTTCTTCATGGGAATGAAAGTAATCATCGATGATATTGAATATAACGACGAGTTTGATTTCATGGAAAATGTCTTCTACAGAGTTGTCGACAGTTCCAGGGAGTTTCACACAGCGCAACCGCCTCTTGGCCAAGTCCTTGAATATTACAATGATATAAAATCCAGGGGATTTACGGAACTTCTAGATATTCACTTTTCTTCGAAGATGTCTGGCCTTTACGATACTTGCATATTGGCATCGAAGATGGTTGAAGGACTTGAAGTACATGTGGTAGACACAAAGAAGGTCTCCATAGGGGCGCATCTGGTTGCAAGACGATTGATCGAACTGGCCGAGTCTGGATTGAAAATCGACGATGTCATGAAAAGAGTACCCGGCGTTATTGATGACACATTCATGGAATTCAGTGTGCCAACTCTCAAGTATCTTATTAAGAACGGCAGAATAGGAAGGGCTCAGGGGCTCGCAGGAACTCTTCTTAACATAAAGCCGATTCTTTCAGTGGATGAAGAAGGTTTCATAAGTCCCATAGCCAAACTTAGGGGAATGAAAAAACTGCAAGAAGAGATGGTCTCAAATATCGTTGAGTTTCTTGAGAAGAGAAGAAGGTCGATAGCTCTGTACTCAATCTATGGAGGCGAAGAATATTTAGGAGTAATGAAAGAAACAACGGAGAGGACTATCGAAACCATTGAGATGAATTTGGGCATTGCAAGAAGAGATATTGAACTTATAACCGGGAGAATCTGGCCGACAATCGCTTGCCACAGTGGCCCTGCAGTATTTGGGTTGGCGTGCTACGGGGAGAAAGAAATACAGTAA